From Stenotrophomonas nitritireducens, the proteins below share one genomic window:
- a CDS encoding sigma-54 interaction domain-containing protein, which produces MAAAQMSSTHCVIWFGNPGAREKVMLAADGWQVRTVLPQQPADIGMRGGDMVVGLIDFRTSSDSELERIGELTAAHQHMPLFAITPAASSSETTSRHPLLAACSQHFAHPLDLKELLRGLHGLSNEVPRAASEDVLDTLLGESEVMLVMRATLRKYAPVDLPVLITGETGTGKEVAAHALHRLSARSGKPFQAINCGAIPSTLIQSELFGHERGAFTGATSRRLGLFETAHTGSVFLDEIGDLPLDAQTSLLRVLQEGTIERVGSNQPVAVDVRILAATHVDLERAVEEGRFRRDLYYRLNVLRLAMPPLRKRDGDIELLSRQFLRNFRMRHPTRARGYTLEARQAMERFPWPGNVRELLNRVQRAAITAEGELISSTDLELNLPSDGAQLSKARSHAERETLLSCLQQSQYNISACARLMKVSRVTIYRMCRKHQLELEALR; this is translated from the coding sequence ATGGCGGCGGCACAAATGTCAAGTACGCATTGTGTGATCTGGTTTGGAAATCCCGGGGCAAGAGAGAAGGTGATGCTGGCCGCGGACGGCTGGCAGGTACGTACGGTGCTGCCCCAACAACCGGCCGACATCGGCATGCGCGGCGGCGACATGGTGGTTGGCCTGATCGATTTCCGCACCAGCTCGGACAGCGAACTGGAGCGCATCGGCGAGCTGACCGCCGCGCACCAGCACATGCCGTTGTTTGCGATCACCCCGGCCGCCAGCAGCAGCGAAACGACGTCACGGCATCCGTTGCTGGCCGCCTGCAGCCAACACTTTGCCCACCCGCTGGACCTGAAGGAACTGCTGCGCGGCCTGCACGGGCTCAGCAACGAGGTACCACGCGCGGCCAGCGAAGACGTACTGGACACCCTGCTCGGCGAGAGCGAGGTGATGCTGGTGATGCGGGCAACACTGCGCAAGTACGCACCGGTCGATCTACCGGTCCTGATCACCGGCGAAACCGGTACCGGCAAGGAGGTCGCGGCGCATGCCCTGCACCGGCTGTCGGCGCGCAGCGGCAAACCTTTCCAGGCCATCAACTGCGGCGCCATTCCTTCGACCCTGATCCAGTCCGAACTGTTCGGCCATGAGCGCGGCGCGTTCACCGGCGCCACCAGCCGCCGGCTGGGCCTGTTTGAAACCGCACACACCGGCAGCGTGTTCCTTGATGAGATTGGCGACCTGCCGCTGGACGCGCAGACCAGCCTGCTGCGGGTGCTGCAGGAAGGCACCATCGAGCGGGTCGGCAGCAACCAGCCGGTTGCGGTGGACGTGCGCATCCTTGCCGCCACCCACGTCGACCTGGAGCGGGCGGTGGAAGAAGGCCGGTTCCGCCGCGACCTTTATTACCGGTTGAACGTCCTGCGCCTGGCAATGCCACCGCTGCGCAAGCGTGATGGCGATATCGAACTGCTTTCGCGGCAATTCCTGCGCAACTTCCGCATGCGCCACCCCACCCGCGCACGCGGTTACACGCTCGAGGCGCGCCAGGCGATGGAACGCTTTCCGTGGCCGGGCAATGTGCGCGAACTGCTCAACCGGGTGCAGCGCGCCGCCATCACCGCCGAAGGCGAGTTGATCAGCAGCACCGATCTGGAACTCAACCTGCCCAGCGATGGCGCGCAGTTGAGCAAGGCACGCAGTCATGCCGAACGCGAAACCCTGCTGTCCTGCCTGCAGCAAAGCCAGTACAACATCAGCGCCTGCGCGCGCCTGATGAAGGTGTCGCGGGTCACCATCTACCGCATGTGCCGCAAACACCAGCTGGAACTGGAGGCGCTGCGTTGA
- a CDS encoding WG repeat-containing protein yields MSRIWHAAAWPVAALLSLVTAPAIALVDHPCYRMDTDTFKILEGCKRASDGTLIVAETALAQLEYDADGLAAVIAGKQHYYLRRDGRHLAVITYDSGPDYFEEGLTRASVDGQIGYYDRQLQPAFAARFDWGWPFKEGIAEVCQGCAPGKPDADGHTAIEGGKHYRIDRQGKILP; encoded by the coding sequence GTGAGCCGGATCTGGCACGCGGCCGCATGGCCAGTGGCAGCATTGCTGTCACTGGTCACGGCGCCAGCGATCGCGCTGGTCGACCACCCTTGCTACCGGATGGACACCGACACGTTCAAGATTCTGGAGGGCTGCAAGCGGGCCAGCGATGGCACGCTGATCGTCGCCGAAACGGCGCTGGCGCAGCTTGAATACGACGCCGATGGGCTGGCTGCGGTGATTGCCGGCAAGCAGCATTACTACCTGCGTCGCGATGGCCGCCATCTGGCGGTGATCACCTACGACAGCGGCCCGGACTATTTCGAGGAAGGCCTTACCCGGGCCAGCGTCGACGGCCAGATAGGCTACTACGACCGCCAACTGCAGCCGGCCTTCGCGGCCCGCTTCGATTGGGGCTGGCCGTTCAAGGAAGGAATTGCCGAAGTCTGCCAAGGCTGTGCACCCGGCAAACCCGACGCCGACGGCCACACCGCGATCGAAGGCGGCAAGCATTACCGCATCGATCGCCAAGGCAAAATCCTGCCCTGA
- a CDS encoding alkaline phosphatase codes for MHKASFLSAALSTLLLGACASTAPQSGAASAVSVDVPQITRPDGETPQWWYRDGAARAAGNGAMAGKAKNVILFLGDGMSLTTVAAARILEGQRKGQPGEENLLSWERFPATAFSKTYNTDSQTPDSAGTMTAITTGVKSHMGAIGVSAGSRNNCADSLPKGLLTWLQLADSAGMATGIVSTARLTHATPAATYAHSPERNWENDTDLPEAAKAAGCVDIAQQLISTARYGQGPLVALGGGRGQFTTVNEQDPEYADKVGMRLDGRNLVAEWQAKHPQGAYVWNANQLKAAANAPALLGLFEPDHMQYEQDRPKDRAGEPSLAELTRAAIANLSRHQEGFVLMVEGARIDHANHSGNAARALGDTIAMSDAVKAAVDATSADDTLIIVTADHSHTLNFVGYPARGNAILGKVKDKGGEDGMGTLDLARDGMGMPYTTLSYANGPGYTGASNQQPAGPKRFPHAPSSFEAANGRPDLTHVDTEHPDYMQEALVPSKSESHGGEDVGIWARGPGSKAVRGTMEQNTIYHLIVQSTPRLRERLCALGTCDTHGVPVELPQPAKFERKAQ; via the coding sequence ATGCACAAAGCCAGTTTCCTGTCCGCCGCCCTGTCCACCCTGCTGCTCGGCGCCTGCGCCAGCACGGCCCCGCAGTCCGGCGCGGCCAGCGCAGTCAGTGTTGACGTCCCCCAGATCACCCGCCCGGACGGGGAAACACCGCAGTGGTGGTACCGCGATGGCGCCGCCCGGGCCGCCGGTAATGGCGCCATGGCCGGCAAGGCCAAGAACGTGATCCTGTTCCTGGGTGACGGCATGAGCCTGACCACCGTGGCGGCCGCACGCATCCTGGAAGGCCAGCGCAAGGGCCAGCCGGGCGAAGAAAACCTGTTGTCCTGGGAGCGCTTCCCGGCCACCGCATTCAGCAAAACCTACAACACCGACTCGCAGACCCCCGATTCGGCCGGCACCATGACCGCCATCACCACCGGCGTGAAGAGCCATATGGGCGCCATCGGGGTCAGCGCCGGCAGCCGCAACAACTGCGCCGACAGCCTGCCCAAGGGCCTGTTGACCTGGCTGCAGCTGGCCGACAGCGCCGGCATGGCCACCGGCATCGTCTCCACCGCGCGCCTGACCCACGCCACCCCGGCGGCCACCTATGCGCACTCCCCTGAGCGCAACTGGGAAAACGACACCGACCTGCCGGAAGCCGCCAAGGCCGCTGGTTGCGTGGATATCGCCCAGCAGCTGATTTCCACCGCCCGCTACGGCCAGGGCCCATTGGTCGCACTGGGCGGCGGCCGTGGCCAGTTCACCACCGTCAACGAGCAGGACCCGGAATACGCCGACAAGGTCGGCATGCGCCTGGATGGCCGCAACCTGGTCGCCGAATGGCAGGCCAAGCACCCACAGGGCGCCTACGTGTGGAACGCCAACCAGCTCAAGGCTGCCGCCAACGCGCCGGCGCTGCTGGGCCTGTTCGAGCCGGACCACATGCAGTACGAGCAGGACCGTCCGAAGGACCGCGCCGGTGAGCCGTCACTGGCCGAACTGACCCGTGCTGCCATTGCCAACCTGTCCAGGCACCAGGAAGGCTTCGTGCTGATGGTCGAGGGCGCGCGCATCGATCACGCCAACCACAGCGGCAACGCCGCCCGTGCACTGGGCGACACCATCGCCATGTCCGATGCGGTCAAGGCGGCGGTGGATGCCACCTCGGCCGACGACACCCTGATCATCGTCACCGCCGACCACTCGCACACCTTGAACTTCGTCGGCTACCCGGCGCGCGGCAATGCCATCCTCGGCAAGGTCAAGGACAAGGGCGGCGAAGACGGCATGGGCACCCTGGACCTGGCCCGCGACGGCATGGGCATGCCCTACACAACGCTCAGCTACGCCAACGGCCCGGGCTACACCGGCGCCAGCAACCAGCAACCGGCCGGCCCCAAGCGCTTCCCGCATGCGCCCAGCAGCTTCGAGGCCGCCAATGGTCGCCCCGACCTGACCCACGTCGACACCGAGCACCCGGATTACATGCAGGAAGCATTGGTGCCGTCCAAGAGCGAATCGCACGGCGGCGAAGACGTCGGCATCTGGGCGCGCGGCCCGGGCAGCAAGGCGGTACGCGGCACGATGGAGCAGAACACCATCTACCACCTGATCGTGCAGTCCACCCCGCGCCTGCGCGAGCGCCTGTGCGCACTGGGCACCTGCGACACCCACGGCGTGCCGGTGGAACTGCCGCAGCCGGCCAAGTTCGAACGCAAGGCGCAGTGA
- a CDS encoding exodeoxyribonuclease VII small subunit yields MAKKSPNETSPVAHFEQSLEELEQLVEKMEAGDLSLEQSLTAYERGVGLYRQCQQALEQAQLRVRLLTDPAQPEKSEPFESSGNED; encoded by the coding sequence ATGGCAAAGAAGTCCCCCAATGAAACCTCACCGGTGGCCCACTTCGAGCAATCGCTTGAAGAACTGGAACAGCTGGTCGAGAAGATGGAAGCCGGCGACCTGAGTCTGGAACAGTCGCTGACCGCATACGAACGTGGCGTTGGCCTGTATCGCCAGTGCCAGCAGGCGCTGGAACAGGCCCAGCTGCGCGTGCGCCTGCTCACCGACCCGGCCCAGCCGGAGAAGTCCGAACCCTTTGAAAGCAGTGGCAATGAAGACTGA
- a CDS encoding polyprenyl synthetase family protein, which produces MKTDALLTRWLERTEEQLQDALPDPELAPQRLHQAMRYAALGGGKRMRPMLVYATGYLFAAEEARMDAAAVAVELIHAYSLVHDDLPAMDDDDLRRGRPTTHIAFDEATAILAGDALQTRAFEILASAWMPASLALNCVQTLASASGAAGMCGGQALDIDATGQQQALADLKHMHGLKTGALIRAAVRMGALCGEASDAQLAQLDSFADTLGLAFQVRDDILDVEASSEQLGKTAGKDQAQDKSTFPSLLGMDGAKATLAELAAAMQAALIPFGQRAAALAALAELTVRRSH; this is translated from the coding sequence ATGAAGACTGACGCCCTGCTCACCCGCTGGCTGGAGCGCACCGAAGAACAGCTGCAGGACGCCTTGCCCGACCCGGAACTTGCCCCGCAGCGCCTCCACCAAGCCATGCGCTACGCAGCCCTTGGCGGCGGCAAGCGCATGCGGCCGATGCTGGTCTATGCGACTGGTTACCTGTTCGCGGCCGAAGAAGCACGCATGGATGCCGCTGCGGTAGCGGTCGAACTGATCCACGCCTACTCGCTGGTACACGATGACCTGCCGGCGATGGACGATGATGATCTGCGTCGCGGCCGCCCGACCACCCATATCGCCTTTGACGAAGCTACCGCGATCCTCGCCGGTGATGCCCTGCAGACCCGCGCCTTCGAGATCCTGGCCAGCGCGTGGATGCCGGCCTCGCTGGCCCTGAACTGCGTGCAGACCCTGGCCAGCGCCTCCGGTGCTGCCGGCATGTGCGGCGGGCAGGCGCTGGACATCGACGCTACCGGTCAGCAGCAGGCCCTGGCTGATCTCAAGCACATGCATGGCCTGAAGACCGGCGCACTGATCCGCGCCGCGGTGCGGATGGGCGCGTTGTGCGGCGAAGCCAGCGATGCCCAGCTTGCACAGCTGGACAGCTTCGCCGACACCCTGGGCCTGGCCTTCCAGGTCCGCGACGACATCCTCGATGTCGAAGCCAGCTCGGAGCAGCTGGGCAAGACCGCCGGCAAGGATCAGGCGCAGGACAAGTCGACCTTCCCCTCGTTGCTGGGTATGGACGGCGCCAAGGCGACGTTGGCCGAACTGGCTGCGGCGATGCAGGCTGCACTGATTCCGTTCGGTCAGCGTGCGGCGGCATTGGCGGCATTGGCCGAACTGACGGTACGTCGTTCGCATTGA
- a CDS encoding dicarboxylate/amino acid:cation symporter, with product MNVVSAWLRIPFWQRVVGGFVLGALAGWAMGPAAETFFGPLGELYVTLIKMIAVPLVFFAVINAIGSLHGQKSVAALSGRTFLWFVITAAFAVGIGLLVGTVMQPGTGGLKLAVDSAYTPRDVPSIAKVLMDVVPSNVFYALAGIGTKANAAGEQVLAAGRGSILPVIFFAGLLGFAMVKLGEKVNEARKLVGQMSEIMIQVTRFVLEMTPLGTFGLIAGLVGSYGFEKLLPLGNFVLALYVACALHIVVVYSGLLLVHGLNPWKFFRGAAPGMQVAFVASSSFAAMPVAMRSISDNLGVNKDYASFAVPLGASIKMDGCGAIYPALCAVFIAQYTGVPLTPEQYVIVLIASVLGSFGTAGVPGTAVVMATVVLSAANLPLEAIGYLYAIDRILDMMRTMTNVTGQMVVPVIVAKETGLLDQQVYDAAGTPAMGGGASGRHLE from the coding sequence ATGAATGTGGTTTCTGCCTGGCTGCGGATCCCCTTCTGGCAGCGGGTGGTGGGCGGCTTCGTGCTGGGCGCGCTGGCCGGCTGGGCGATGGGCCCGGCTGCCGAGACCTTTTTTGGCCCGCTGGGCGAGCTCTACGTCACCTTGATCAAGATGATCGCGGTGCCGCTGGTGTTCTTCGCGGTGATCAATGCGATCGGCTCGCTGCATGGGCAGAAATCTGTTGCGGCGCTGAGCGGCCGCACCTTCCTGTGGTTTGTCATCACCGCCGCGTTTGCGGTGGGCATTGGCCTGCTGGTCGGCACGGTGATGCAGCCGGGTACCGGCGGGCTCAAGCTGGCGGTGGATTCGGCCTATACCCCGCGTGACGTGCCATCCATCGCCAAGGTGCTGATGGATGTGGTGCCGTCCAATGTGTTCTATGCGCTGGCTGGCATCGGCACCAAGGCCAATGCGGCCGGTGAGCAGGTGCTGGCCGCTGGCCGCGGCTCGATCCTGCCGGTGATCTTCTTCGCCGGCCTGCTGGGCTTTGCGATGGTAAAGCTGGGCGAGAAGGTCAACGAGGCGCGCAAGCTGGTTGGCCAGATGAGCGAGATCATGATCCAGGTGACCCGCTTCGTGCTGGAGATGACGCCGCTGGGTACCTTCGGCCTGATCGCCGGGCTGGTGGGCAGCTATGGTTTCGAGAAGCTGCTGCCGCTGGGCAATTTCGTGCTGGCGCTGTATGTGGCCTGCGCGCTGCATATCGTGGTGGTCTACAGCGGCTTGTTGCTGGTGCATGGGCTCAACCCGTGGAAGTTCTTCCGCGGTGCGGCGCCGGGCATGCAGGTGGCATTTGTGGCCTCGTCGAGCTTCGCCGCGATGCCGGTGGCGATGCGTTCGATCAGTGACAACCTTGGCGTGAACAAGGACTACGCATCGTTCGCGGTGCCCTTGGGCGCCAGCATCAAGATGGACGGCTGCGGCGCGATCTATCCGGCGCTGTGTGCGGTGTTCATCGCGCAATACACCGGTGTGCCGTTGACGCCCGAGCAGTATGTGATCGTGTTGATCGCCTCGGTGCTGGGCAGCTTTGGTACCGCTGGCGTGCCAGGCACGGCGGTGGTGATGGCCACGGTGGTGTTGAGCGCGGCCAATCTGCCGTTGGAGGCGATTGGCTACCTGTACGCGATCGACCGCATCCTCGACATGATGCGCACCATGACCAACGTCACCGGGCAGATGGTGGTGCCGGTGATCGTGGCCAAGGAAACAGGGCTGCTCGACCAGCAGGTTTACGACGCAGCCGGCACCCCGGCGATGGGCGGTGGAGCCAGTGGCCGCCATCTGGAGTGA
- a CDS encoding C40 family peptidase, producing MTTDNTSHPSQPKISPLTLRRLICAAALALASLPAFAQSADTTAAAKPAAAKTEAPRSKADSAATATLAALLPHLAASDTIPLMDRSAMFAGDLSRLISAYDASKGISAATEAALANDSDGKVQSILRRAMTLLGTPYRWGGTSPDAGFDCSGLVGYVFRTALGVELPRVSREMASQANAELINDRSALAAGDLVFFGRKGRVDHVGIYVGEGRFLHAPSTGKDVRTDSLMTGYWGDKFMQARRMAL from the coding sequence GTGACGACTGACAACACGTCCCATCCGAGCCAGCCGAAGATTTCCCCGCTCACCCTCCGCCGCCTGATCTGCGCCGCGGCACTGGCTCTGGCCAGCCTGCCCGCCTTCGCTCAGAGCGCCGACACCACCGCAGCTGCCAAGCCCGCTGCGGCCAAGACTGAAGCTCCCCGCAGCAAGGCCGACAGCGCTGCCACCGCCACACTCGCTGCATTGCTGCCGCACCTTGCAGCCAGCGACACCATTCCGCTGATGGACCGTTCGGCGATGTTTGCTGGCGACCTGAGCCGGCTGATTTCCGCCTACGACGCCTCCAAGGGCATCTCGGCCGCCACCGAAGCGGCATTGGCCAACGATTCCGACGGCAAGGTGCAGTCCATCCTGCGCCGCGCCATGACCCTGCTGGGCACCCCGTACCGCTGGGGCGGCACCTCGCCGGATGCCGGCTTTGACTGCAGCGGCCTGGTTGGTTACGTGTTCCGTACTGCCCTGGGCGTCGAGCTGCCGCGCGTTTCGCGCGAAATGGCCAGCCAGGCCAATGCCGAACTGATCAACGACCGCTCGGCGCTGGCCGCCGGCGATCTGGTGTTCTTCGGCCGCAAGGGCCGCGTCGACCACGTCGGCATCTATGTCGGCGAAGGCCGCTTCCTGCACGCACCCAGCACCGGCAAGGATGTCCGCACCGACTCCCTGATGACCGGCTATTGGGGTGACAAGTTCATGCAGGCCCGTCGCATGGCGCTGTAA
- the tilS gene encoding tRNA lysidine(34) synthetase TilS codes for MTALSSTLLQDATDIPVMVGFSGGLDSTVLLHLLANAPGRRPGNLRAVHVHHGLQAVADHWQQHCSALCAQWNIPLQVVHVEVPRDSGHGLEAAARDARHAAFTAHLQHGEWLALAHHQDDQAETFLLRALRGAGVDGLAAMRPQRAFGRGTLWRPLLGLPRAALEAYAHQQRLQWIDDPSNDSTDFDRNFLRLQVLPLLRERWPHAAAALARSAELAAQAAQLLGDNDAALLQHCLGSEQTLLLAPFGQLDSAQQARVLRLWVQQQQLPPLPTQGVLAVQQQLQSAENDQQAEFRWQQVRIVRWRDQLHALRLLPPWPRGWRQAWSGSEPAELPDGGRLLLHGADTFDTPLLLRQRQGGERIQLAGRSHSHQLKHRLQHADVPPWLRAQLPLLCDGDTVLAAADRVISAPLQAWLLARGAHLEWQPPDRVN; via the coding sequence ATGACCGCGCTTTCTTCCACTCTCCTGCAGGACGCAACCGACATCCCGGTGATGGTCGGTTTCAGCGGCGGCCTGGATTCCACCGTGCTGCTGCATCTGCTCGCCAACGCGCCCGGACGCAGGCCCGGCAACCTGCGCGCCGTGCATGTACACCATGGCCTGCAGGCCGTTGCCGATCACTGGCAACAGCATTGCAGCGCCCTGTGTGCGCAATGGAACATTCCGCTACAGGTCGTCCACGTTGAGGTTCCGCGTGACAGTGGCCACGGTTTGGAAGCAGCCGCCCGCGACGCCCGCCATGCCGCCTTCACCGCCCATCTGCAGCACGGCGAATGGCTGGCCCTGGCCCACCATCAGGATGATCAGGCGGAAACCTTCCTGCTGCGCGCGCTGCGCGGTGCCGGTGTCGATGGACTGGCGGCGATGCGCCCGCAGCGAGCGTTCGGACGCGGCACGCTGTGGCGTCCATTGCTGGGGCTGCCGCGTGCGGCGCTTGAGGCCTATGCACACCAGCAGCGGCTGCAATGGATCGACGATCCCAGCAACGACAGCACGGACTTCGACCGCAACTTCCTCCGCCTGCAGGTCCTGCCGCTGCTGCGGGAGCGCTGGCCCCATGCCGCGGCGGCATTGGCGCGCAGCGCGGAACTGGCAGCGCAGGCCGCGCAGTTGCTGGGCGACAACGACGCAGCCCTGCTGCAGCACTGCCTGGGCAGCGAACAAACACTGCTGTTGGCCCCTTTCGGCCAGTTGGATTCAGCGCAGCAGGCCCGCGTGCTGCGCCTGTGGGTGCAACAACAGCAGTTGCCGCCGCTGCCCACCCAGGGCGTGCTGGCCGTGCAACAGCAGCTGCAGTCGGCCGAAAACGACCAGCAGGCCGAGTTCCGCTGGCAGCAGGTGCGCATCGTGCGCTGGCGCGACCAGCTGCATGCGCTGCGGCTGCTGCCGCCGTGGCCCAGGGGCTGGCGTCAGGCCTGGAGCGGCAGCGAACCGGCGGAGCTTCCCGATGGCGGCAGGCTACTGCTGCACGGCGCAGATACCTTCGACACCCCGTTGTTGCTGCGCCAGCGCCAAGGCGGCGAGCGTATCCAACTGGCCGGGCGCAGCCACAGCCACCAGCTCAAACACCGCCTGCAACATGCGGATGTGCCGCCATGGCTGCGCGCACAGCTGCCGCTGCTGTGCGATGGCGACACCGTGCTGGCGGCCGCTGACCGGGTCATTTCAGCACCGCTGCAGGCGTGGCTGCTGGCGCGCGGCGCCCATCTGGAGTGGCAACCGCCAGATCGGGTGAATTGA
- a CDS encoding C39 family peptidase, giving the protein MFRCLLLTCALSVSPGLLHAGEVAFNGVLPNGALYSGKIESMKERRFRNLVRQQTDYSCGAAALATILKHAYHLNTDEATVIEGMMGVADPELVKQRGFSLLDIKRYVESLGMRGRGYRIDEDRLANLRVPGLVLMDVRGFRHFVVLKQVRDGVAEIADPILGNRVVPMAEFLQSWPSRAVFVVIGSDFDRNTVLLQPAERPSARALYARQGRGPITDAELVDFGFTHADLF; this is encoded by the coding sequence ATGTTCCGTTGCTTGCTGCTGACCTGTGCGTTGTCGGTGTCCCCTGGCCTGCTGCATGCGGGCGAGGTGGCATTCAACGGCGTGCTGCCCAATGGGGCCCTGTACAGCGGCAAGATCGAGAGCATGAAAGAACGGCGTTTCCGCAACCTGGTGCGGCAGCAGACCGATTACAGCTGCGGCGCCGCGGCCTTGGCCACGATCCTCAAGCATGCCTACCACTTGAATACCGATGAGGCGACGGTGATCGAGGGAATGATGGGGGTGGCCGATCCGGAGTTGGTGAAACAACGCGGATTCTCATTGCTGGACATCAAGCGTTACGTGGAATCGCTGGGCATGCGCGGGCGCGGCTACCGGATTGATGAAGACCGCTTGGCGAACCTTCGGGTCCCCGGCCTGGTGTTGATGGATGTGCGTGGGTTCCGCCACTTCGTCGTGCTCAAGCAGGTGCGTGATGGCGTGGCCGAGATTGCCGACCCCATCCTCGGCAACCGCGTGGTGCCGATGGCCGAGTTCCTGCAGTCCTGGCCCTCGCGCGCGGTGTTCGTGGTGATAGGCAGCGATTTCGACCGCAATACCGTGCTGCTGCAACCTGCTGAAAGACCGAGTGCGCGCGCGCTGTATGCACGTCAAGGGCGCGGCCCCATTACCGATGCGGAGCTGGTCGATTTCGGTTTTACCCATGCCGACCTGTTCTGA